The genomic window GTTATGCTTGTCTATATGCTCCTGAAGATGAGGCTCCATGCGAGTCTTGTGCCACTCTTGGGGTGATATCTCCTTTGCTTGGCGTTATGGGGAGTATGCAAGCCTTGGAGGCTATAAAACTTATTTTAGATTGTGGTCATTCTGATGTAGTAGATCAAAACGGCAATCTCGCACTTGGTCCTGACCAAGCTCAAGATTGTGGTCAGTTCGACAGTCATGAGTGCTGTCAGGGCGATGAATTAGTAAAGAACGATGATGTAAATCATGATGTTTCACAAAATCAGGACCAAGCAATTAAAACTCTAAAAGGTAGATTGCTCAGATTCGATGCTTTAACAAGTACATGGTCTAAGTTTGATTTGAAGCGTAACACTGAATGTAGTATTTGTTCGAGATGAAATTACGTTTAATTTTGATTGGCGTTGTTATTGCCACCCTAATTATTTTTTACGAATTTGTACTTCCTAAAAATATTAAAACCGTTAAGATAGGCTTTGCCCTACAGGCTCAATCTCATTATGGTGTAAGTGCCTCTCGCATAAAGTCTGAATTAAATGAAAGTTTAGACTTAAAGTTATTTCCAAACAGTATTCTAGGAAGTGAACGCGAAATGATAGAAAGCCTAAAGCTCGGAACGCTTGATATGGCCATAGTTTCCACGGGTGCGTTGCAGAATTTTGTTCCGCAGGTTGGGGTGTTTGATATGCCCTATTTATTTCGAGATATTCAACATGCACGCTCAGTCCTCGATGACCAAATTGGCAATGATATGCTTAAAAAAATCAGTCGAGAGGGTGTCGTTGCTCTTGCGTGGGGAGAACAGGGTTTTAGGCATCTGACAAATAGCAAGCACCCAGTTCAATCATTTAAAGATGCCCGTGGATTAAAAATCAGAACAACACAAAATGCCATACATATTCGTGCTTTTAAAAGCATGGGATTTTCGCCAGCTCCCATGTCATGGACAGAGGTGCCCTCAGCTATGAGCCAAGGCGTTATCGATGGTCAAGAAAATTCTATAAGCGTTATGGTGTCAGAAAAAGTTTATCAGTACCAAAAACATTTATCTTTGACTGCACATTTCTATGCACCTGCGGTCATATTGGCTTCCGAACATTTTTACGATAGACTTAGCGAACAGCAAAAAGAGCAGGTAAGAAAAGCAGCTCACCTCGGTGCACAGCAAATGAGGGCGTTTGTAGACAATATGGAATCCAAAGGTTTGGAAAAGTTGCGTGCTGAAGGTATGCAAGTCGTCACTGATGTGGATAAGGATTCCTTTGCAGTTCCAGCACGCAATGACGACTTAGAGTACTACAAGCTATTCGGAAAGGATCTGATCGAAGAAATTCGGGCTCACCCCTGATAGCGAAATTTTTTTCTCATCGTCTTGCTGATTTAAGACTACATCATAAGTCTTAAGTACGTCACCTCTGAACACATCGATGGATACACGGTCTTGCACTTTGTATCCTTTTAAAAGCACTTCGAGTTTTTCGGTTTTTGCTTTGACTTTATCTATGGCAATAAGCTCATCTTTCGCCGAAATACCCGCATTAGCAGCAGCTCCACCTGAATAAACGTTAGAAAAAATTAATCGCCCATTTTCTTGTTTAAGTTTCGCATTAAGGGCCGCATTATTTTTCGACTCGCTTTGATTGCTTTCTAACTTCAAATTAACGCCCTCTAGCAGTTCTTCTAGTGGCAATGCCTCCTTGCCATAAGCCCATTGTTTTATCTCATCGTACATGCGAATTCCGACAGCCTCTTCGATTAAATCGATGATATTGATATCATTGCCAGAGCTTGCGTTATCTATGGCTAATATACCTCCACGTTCATCAGGTGCCTTAGAGTAGAAATTTTCACCAAGTTTTTTCCAGATGAACTGCAAAACCTCTGCCAACGAATGCCCACGAGCACGTAAAAACATATCAATGCAGAATGCAACCAAGGCACCTTTTGCGTAATAACTAGAGATGCTGTTAGGAGAATTTTCATCCTGTTTATAGTACTTGGTCCATGCTTCGTAGGAGCTTTGGGCTATGGATTGATGTTTATGCCCCTCAACACCAAAAACCGCATTATAAGTTTTCGAAATTAGTTCGAGATATTTTTCTGGGTCGATTAACTTGGACATTGCCAACGTTAAATCATCATAATATGAGGTAAAGCCTTCAAAAATCCACAAAGTATCTATAGGACGCATGCCATCGAGCTGTAAATACTTGTGTTCAGCTGGGACAATCCGCTTCACAAGCCACGTATGGAAATATTCATGGCTAACAAGCCCTAGAAATCTCACATATCCGTCATCCATCTCAAAACCGTGAACGGTGGGCAAATCAGCCCTTGAGCAAATCAATGCCGTACTCGATCTATGCTCCAACCCGCCATATGAATTTTCAGTAACAAGGACCAAAAAATGATACTTTTGTGCCGTATCTAAAAACGGTGCTCGCTTAGTTATCGGATCAAAAAACGCAATTTCGGTTTCGCATATTTTTTGAGCATCGTGGGCAATCCTGTCTAAATCTATATTTGGCAATGCCCCCGTAAACACCAACATATGCTCTGCCCCATGAGCCGTAAAAGAAACAGTTTGAGGTTTTCCTATTTCTACTGGACAATCTACTAGTTCAAAGTAGTCGGTTGCTATATATTCACCAAATGAATTTTCCTGTGAGTCGTTTGCTTTTCTAAGGGAAGTGTAAATTTTCCAATCGCTCGGAAAATCTGTAATATTTAAATTGTGTGGTACATATTCCGAGTTTTTAATCGCAAAAAATAGGCTTGTTCCATTAAAAAACGCATGTGTGTCATCTACATGTGCAGCTCTAACAGACAGGTCGTAAGCATATATCAAATATGTAATAGTAACGGTTTGTCCTCTGGGGGCAATAACCTCGTAACTATGTGGAGTTAAGGGTTTTCCATTGATTTGAAGATCGATTATGTTCTTAGAAAAATCTCTAATCATGTAAGAACCAGGAATCCATTGAGGAAAATAGAGTTCTAACTTTTCATCGTCCGAATTGTTTGTAAATGACATCTCAACCGACAGCAAATGTTCTGAAAGTTTGTGTGGTCGTACATTAAAAAAAACTTCTGAAATCATAAAAAATTTTTTGTATAAAAGGGTTTTTGTATTTTACATTTAACATAAAACTGTATATACTTATGACAGTTTTGAGTTCGCAAAACATTAGGGATTATATCTATTGGAAGCTTATAAACTCACAGCTGAGGAGCGTCTTAGATTAGACACTCAGGCTTCACGTGGATTAATTTGGGTTTTGATATCTCAGCTAATTTTCCTCCTTGCAGTATCAGCTTTATTTGCATTGTTCGGATCTTGGAATCATGCATACTGGTCTAGTCTTGGAGGATTAGCTTATCTAATACCCACGGCTTTTGTCGTATTGCGTATGATTTTACGCATCTACTCAGGCAGGATGGCTTCTTTTGCTGGATTGTTTATAGCAGAGGGTATAAAAGTTATCGGAGCTCTAGTGATTTTGTGGTTGATTGTAAGACACTATGGAGACTCAATTATGTGGCTCCCTTTATTGGTAGGGTTTATTGCCACCATGAAGTCTTACTTTTTACTCATATTATTTAACAAGTTTTAGTTTTAGCGATTAAGCAGGAGTTTTTTTGATGGCAGCAGGTGCATCACCACAGCAAGCTTATATACAGCACCATCTAGGACATTTAAATAATTTTGGTCACCCCCAAGATACAATCGCTAATTTCAGTTATATCAATTACGACTCTATTTTTTGGTCCGTTCTTATGGGCTTGATTGTTATAGGTCTACTATATATGGCTGCTAAGCGTGCAACCGCTGGTGTGCCAGGTCGCTTTCAAGCTGCAGTAGAGATGGTCGTTGAGATGGTATCAGATCAAGCGAAAAGTATCATTCCAAACGAAAACTCACGCAAATTCGTAGCTCCCCTAGCACTTACTGTGTTTTTGTGGATTACATTGATGAATGCACTGGATTTAGTGCCCGTAGATTTTGCTGGTCAACTTTATAACTGGCTAGGTCTTGCTGGTGATCACCACCATCCAGGTCCTCTTTACTATCACCGTATTCTGCCAACTGCCGATCTTAATATCCCATTAGCTATGTCTATGGGTGTGCTTCTTTTATCTTTATATTATGGAGCAAAAATTCATGGGATCGGGCATTTTATTGTTGGCTTATTTACTGCACCTTTCCACGCTAAAGGTATCGCAGCAATTTTACTTGCACCCGCTAACTTTGCACTTAATATAATTGAGTATGCAGCTAAAACAGTGTCTTTAGGTATGCGGTTATTCGGTAATATGTTTGCTGGTGAGCTTGTATTTATGCTGATTGCGCTATTAGGCGGTGCATGGACAGGATTCAATGCATTGAGTATTGGATTGGGTTTCGGTCATGTTTTGGCTGGTTCCGTTTGGGCAATATTCCATATTATGATTATCTTGCTCCAGGCATTTATTTTTATGATGTTGACCCTTGTGTATATCGGTCAAGCTCATGAGAGTCACTAAGTTTTTTAATTTTTGTTTTAAATTGGTTTATCACTAAAAGGAGTTGTTATGACCACTTCAGCTTTCGTAGCACTAGCGTGTGCTTTCATCATTGGTTTAGGTGCTATTGGTGCTTGCATCGGTATCGCAATCATGGGCGGTAAATACCTAGAAGCATCTGCTCGTCAACCAGAGCTTATGAATGCACTTCAAACTAAGATGTTCCTTTTAGCTGGTCTTATCGACGCTGCATTCCTAATCGGTGTTGGTATCGCTATGCTTTTCGCATTTGCAAGCCCATTCGGTGCTTAATTAAGTGTTTTATTTGCACTACAAAGAAGTCGCTGGCTATGAGTTGTCATGGTCAGTTATTCGATAGATGTACTATCTAATATAGTAAAAGGAAAACGACCGTGAATTTAAATGCGACGCTCTTTTTCCAGATGATCGTATTCTTTGTGTTGGCATGGTTCACCATGAAATTTGTGTGGCCACCGCTAATCAAAGCAATTGACGAACGTCGTAAAAAGATTGCAGAAGGCTTAGCAGCGGCTGATAAAGGTAAATCCGACCTAGCTCAAGCACAAGCTCGTATCACACAAATTGAGCAATCAGCAAAAGCGGATAATCAATCTCGTCTTGCTGAAGCAGAAAAACTTTCTGCTCAAATTATTAGTGATGCCAGAGAAGAGGCTGAGGCTGAGCGTGCACGTATTCTTGCTCAGGCTAAGCAGGATGCAGAGCTAGAGATTCAGCGCTTAAAAGATTCATTGCGACAGGATGTTGCCACTCTTGCTATTAAAGGGGCAGAGCAAATTCTTCGTAGAGAAGTGGATGCTAGTGCTCACGCTGATTTATTAAATCAACTTAAAGCTGAGCTTTAATTAGGGTAATTATGGCAGAACTTTCGACATTAGCTAGACCATATGCTGAAGCTTTATTTGGGGTTGCTCATAAAAATAACACCATCGCTCAGTGGTCTCCAATTCTTGAAGAGATGGCTCAACTTGCCTCTCATGAAGGTGTTTTGGCTATGCTTCATGATCCTAAACTTTCTAAAGATCAAAGAAAGAAGGTTTTTCTAGATTTGATTTCTAATCAGGACAAACCAAAAGAGCTTGAGGACTTAGTAGACTTGCTAGTAACTAATAGTCGAATTGAGGCACTTTCTGAGATAGCAGATCAGTATGAGATGCTTAAGAGTAAACAGGAAGGATCTGCAGTAGCAAAAATTATTAGTGCCTATGAGATTAGTGAATCTCAGCTTAATGAGATTATGAGCGGTCTTGAAAGAAAGTTCGGAACTAAGCTTAAGCCAGAAGTGGTTATCGATAATTCAATTATAGGTGGCATTCGCGTAATTGTGGGTGACCAAGTTTTAGATTCATCTGTGCAAGCAAAACTAGAACGCTTGCGCGAGTCCTTGGTAGCTCAGTAGCTACCAAGTAACAGGGGTTTCAGGAGTATAAAATGCAACTCAATCCATCAGAAATCAGTGATTTATTGCAAAGTCGCATTCAGGGACTTAATGCGTCCACTGATGTTCGCACTCAGG from Taylorella equigenitalis ATCC 35865 includes these protein-coding regions:
- a CDS encoding TRAP transporter substrate-binding protein, which produces MKLRLILIGVVIATLIIFYEFVLPKNIKTVKIGFALQAQSHYGVSASRIKSELNESLDLKLFPNSILGSEREMIESLKLGTLDMAIVSTGALQNFVPQVGVFDMPYLFRDIQHARSVLDDQIGNDMLKKISREGVVALAWGEQGFRHLTNSKHPVQSFKDARGLKIRTTQNAIHIRAFKSMGFSPAPMSWTEVPSAMSQGVIDGQENSISVMVSEKVYQYQKHLSLTAHFYAPAVILASEHFYDRLSEQQKEQVRKAAHLGAQQMRAFVDNMESKGLEKLRAEGMQVVTDVDKDSFAVPARNDDLEYYKLFGKDLIEEIRAHP
- a CDS encoding M61 family metallopeptidase; this translates as MISEVFFNVRPHKLSEHLLSVEMSFTNNSDDEKLELYFPQWIPGSYMIRDFSKNIIDLQINGKPLTPHSYEVIAPRGQTVTITYLIYAYDLSVRAAHVDDTHAFFNGTSLFFAIKNSEYVPHNLNITDFPSDWKIYTSLRKANDSQENSFGEYIATDYFELVDCPVEIGKPQTVSFTAHGAEHMLVFTGALPNIDLDRIAHDAQKICETEIAFFDPITKRAPFLDTAQKYHFLVLVTENSYGGLEHRSSTALICSRADLPTVHGFEMDDGYVRFLGLVSHEYFHTWLVKRIVPAEHKYLQLDGMRPIDTLWIFEGFTSYYDDLTLAMSKLIDPEKYLELISKTYNAVFGVEGHKHQSIAQSSYEAWTKYYKQDENSPNSISSYYAKGALVAFCIDMFLRARGHSLAEVLQFIWKKLGENFYSKAPDERGGILAIDNASSGNDINIIDLIEEAVGIRMYDEIKQWAYGKEALPLEELLEGVNLKLESNQSESKNNAALNAKLKQENGRLIFSNVYSGGAAANAGISAKDELIAIDKVKAKTEKLEVLLKGYKVQDRVSIDVFRGDVLKTYDVVLNQQDDEKKISLSGVSPNFFDQILSE
- a CDS encoding ATP synthase subunit I — encoded protein: MEAYKLTAEERLRLDTQASRGLIWVLISQLIFLLAVSALFALFGSWNHAYWSSLGGLAYLIPTAFVVLRMILRIYSGRMASFAGLFIAEGIKVIGALVILWLIVRHYGDSIMWLPLLVGFIATMKSYFLLILFNKF
- the atpB gene encoding F0F1 ATP synthase subunit A, whose translation is MAAGASPQQAYIQHHLGHLNNFGHPQDTIANFSYINYDSIFWSVLMGLIVIGLLYMAAKRATAGVPGRFQAAVEMVVEMVSDQAKSIIPNENSRKFVAPLALTVFLWITLMNALDLVPVDFAGQLYNWLGLAGDHHHPGPLYYHRILPTADLNIPLAMSMGVLLLSLYYGAKIHGIGHFIVGLFTAPFHAKGIAAILLAPANFALNIIEYAAKTVSLGMRLFGNMFAGELVFMLIALLGGAWTGFNALSIGLGFGHVLAGSVWAIFHIMIILLQAFIFMMLTLVYIGQAHESH
- the atpE gene encoding F0F1 ATP synthase subunit C; the encoded protein is MTTSAFVALACAFIIGLGAIGACIGIAIMGGKYLEASARQPELMNALQTKMFLLAGLIDAAFLIGVGIAMLFAFASPFGA
- a CDS encoding F0F1 ATP synthase subunit B, with translation MNLNATLFFQMIVFFVLAWFTMKFVWPPLIKAIDERRKKIAEGLAAADKGKSDLAQAQARITQIEQSAKADNQSRLAEAEKLSAQIISDAREEAEAERARILAQAKQDAELEIQRLKDSLRQDVATLAIKGAEQILRREVDASAHADLLNQLKAEL
- a CDS encoding F0F1 ATP synthase subunit delta; the protein is MAELSTLARPYAEALFGVAHKNNTIAQWSPILEEMAQLASHEGVLAMLHDPKLSKDQRKKVFLDLISNQDKPKELEDLVDLLVTNSRIEALSEIADQYEMLKSKQEGSAVAKIISAYEISESQLNEIMSGLERKFGTKLKPEVVIDNSIIGGIRVIVGDQVLDSSVQAKLERLRESLVAQ